Proteins encoded within one genomic window of Alcanivorax sp. REN37:
- a CDS encoding YcgN family cysteine cluster protein, which produces MPSVLRERFWERFALSELTPPEWEALCDGCGRCCVIKLLDDNTEQLHYTSLACRLLDAGSARCRDYGDRFRQVPGCVAVTPEIAGQDWLPATCAYRRLARSQRLPDWHPLLTGDPASVEAAGYSVKGKVTSEQSVHEDDYEDYVVRWLG; this is translated from the coding sequence ATGCCCTCCGTGCTCCGTGAGCGGTTCTGGGAGCGCTTCGCGCTGTCCGAGCTGACGCCGCCGGAATGGGAAGCGCTTTGTGACGGTTGTGGCCGCTGTTGTGTGATCAAGCTGCTAGACGACAACACCGAGCAATTGCACTACACCTCGTTGGCGTGCCGGTTGCTGGATGCCGGTAGCGCCCGCTGCCGTGATTACGGCGACCGCTTCCGCCAGGTGCCGGGCTGTGTGGCGGTGACACCAGAGATCGCTGGCCAAGACTGGTTGCCGGCCACCTGCGCTTACCGGCGGCTGGCGCGTAGCCAGCGGTTGCCGGACTGGCACCCGTTGCTAACCGGCGATCCGGCCTCAGTGGAAGCAGCCGGTTATTCGGTGAAGGGCAAGGTCACCAGCGAGCAGAGTGTTCATGAAGACGACTATGAGGACTATGTGGTGCGCTGGTTAGGGTAA
- a CDS encoding YcgL domain-containing protein, which yields MTPMPLMCSIYKSSKQDEMYLYVNKKLGLEVVPEALLARFGTPKLVLDLMMKPGRTLARVDAEKVREALNGQGWYLQLPPPADDDLYLSQRHALRAP from the coding sequence ATGACCCCAATGCCGTTGATGTGCTCAATCTACAAAAGCAGCAAGCAGGACGAGATGTACCTGTACGTGAACAAAAAACTGGGCCTGGAAGTGGTGCCGGAAGCGCTGTTGGCGCGTTTCGGCACGCCCAAGCTGGTGCTAGACCTGATGATGAAACCTGGCCGTACATTGGCGCGGGTGGACGCCGAGAAAGTGCGCGAAGCACTCAATGGCCAAGGTTGGTACTTGCAACTGCCGCCGCCGGCGGACGACGACCTCTACCTGTCACAACGGCATGCCCTCCGTGCTCCGTGA
- the rnd gene encoding ribonuclease D: protein MTYLWIETSEQLAQHLGKLPAAAPLYLDTEFMRERTFWPQLALVQLNVDGRIYLIDAPALKGDALLTELLTQHPLVMHGCSEDLEAIRVFTGVLPCEIRDTQVAAALCGASLQLSYQRLVADTFEVELPKDATRTDWLRRPLSIRQLDYARDDVVWLPQLAEGLTERLSDLRRLAWWQEECQAMLDAVPSATPLPDAWKQVKGAGGITGVPLAHLEAVAAWRDREARSRDLPRSFLLKDPVLLALCQSAPTSLAQLEPLGVHPSVVRRDGHTLLALLRDSAANTPPPALPGPPEPEERARVKRLRAAAEEMAQKLDLETDVLVRRRWLESLARNPDQLPSRLTGWRREWVGEALQKVAAE, encoded by the coding sequence ATGACCTATCTGTGGATCGAGACCAGCGAGCAACTGGCACAGCATCTGGGCAAGCTGCCCGCGGCCGCGCCGTTGTACCTGGACACCGAGTTCATGCGCGAGCGCACCTTTTGGCCGCAGCTGGCGCTGGTGCAACTGAACGTGGACGGGCGCATCTATCTGATCGATGCGCCGGCGCTGAAAGGTGATGCACTGCTGACCGAACTGCTGACCCAACACCCGTTGGTGATGCACGGCTGCTCCGAAGATCTCGAGGCGATCCGGGTATTCACCGGCGTCTTGCCATGTGAAATCCGCGATACCCAGGTGGCTGCTGCGCTGTGTGGCGCTAGCCTGCAATTGAGCTATCAGCGATTGGTGGCGGACACCTTCGAGGTGGAGCTGCCCAAAGACGCTACCCGCACCGATTGGCTGCGCCGGCCGCTCAGCATCCGCCAGCTCGATTACGCCCGTGACGACGTGGTATGGCTGCCACAGCTGGCCGAAGGCCTGACCGAGCGCCTGTCTGATCTGCGCCGGCTGGCGTGGTGGCAAGAAGAATGCCAGGCGATGCTGGATGCAGTGCCTTCGGCGACCCCTCTGCCGGACGCGTGGAAACAAGTGAAGGGCGCCGGAGGAATCACCGGCGTGCCGCTGGCGCATCTGGAAGCGGTGGCGGCCTGGCGCGATCGCGAAGCGCGCAGCCGCGACTTGCCGCGCAGCTTCTTGCTCAAGGACCCGGTGCTGCTGGCACTGTGCCAGAGCGCACCGACTTCGCTGGCACAATTGGAGCCATTGGGAGTGCACCCGTCAGTGGTGCGTCGCGATGGCCATACACTGCTGGCACTGCTGCGCGACAGCGCTGCCAACACGCCGCCCCCGGCGCTGCCGGGACCCCCGGAGCCGGAAGAGCGGGCGCGGGTAAAACGCCTGCGCGCCGCCGCCGAAGAAATGGCACAGAAACTGGATCTTGAAACCGATGTGCTGGTGCGCCGCCGCTGGCTGGAATCACTGGCACGCAATCCCGACCAGTTGCCCTCGCGCCTGACCGGCTGGCGACGAGAGTGGGTCGGGGAGGCACTGCAGAAGGTAGCCGCAGAATGA
- a CDS encoding SMP-30/gluconolactonase/LRE family protein, translating to MRLLKILLLLVALLAAVLLWMMRPGDLDAVGWQAPPAQPLTGVLAENQRLADTARLGDGVLAGPEDVVVDADGNLFTGTEDGRIMRIDRQGDTSTFARTGGRPLGLAFAPDGQLIVADAYKGVLSVSANGSVQTLLAEVGGAPLNFADDVVVDRDGIIYISDASTRFGLAEFKTDLMVGRPYGRVLRFDPVNGDVQVLMDGLYFANGVTLSPEQDFLLVNETYRYRVLRYWLRGERAGQHEVFSDNLPGFPDNISTRPNGDGYWVALPSRRNAVLDQVGHLPWMRNLIARLPAALQPAIEPFALVVALDNDGRLVDAPMDPQGRQVSGLTSVVEYDGALYLGALHGSAIGRWRLSPAP from the coding sequence ATGAGACTGCTGAAAATCCTGTTACTGCTGGTCGCACTGCTGGCCGCTGTCCTATTGTGGATGATGCGCCCCGGCGATCTGGACGCGGTCGGCTGGCAGGCGCCACCGGCCCAGCCATTGACCGGCGTACTGGCCGAAAACCAGCGCTTGGCCGATACCGCCCGTCTCGGTGACGGCGTGTTGGCCGGCCCGGAAGACGTGGTGGTAGACGCCGACGGCAACCTCTTCACCGGCACCGAGGACGGCCGCATCATGCGCATCGACCGTCAGGGCGATACCAGCACCTTCGCCCGCACCGGCGGCCGCCCACTGGGATTGGCCTTCGCCCCGGACGGCCAACTGATCGTGGCCGACGCCTACAAAGGTGTGCTGTCGGTGTCCGCTAACGGTTCGGTGCAGACGCTGCTGGCCGAGGTCGGTGGCGCGCCGCTGAACTTCGCTGACGATGTGGTGGTCGACCGTGACGGCATTATCTATATCAGCGATGCCTCTACCCGCTTCGGCCTCGCCGAATTCAAGACCGACCTGATGGTCGGCCGTCCCTACGGCCGCGTCCTGCGCTTCGACCCGGTCAATGGTGACGTCCAAGTGCTGATGGACGGGCTCTATTTCGCTAACGGGGTCACGCTGTCACCGGAGCAAGACTTTTTGCTGGTCAACGAAACCTACCGTTACCGGGTACTGCGCTACTGGCTACGTGGCGAACGAGCGGGCCAGCACGAGGTGTTCAGCGACAATCTGCCCGGCTTCCCCGACAACATTTCCACCCGCCCGAATGGCGATGGCTACTGGGTGGCGCTGCCAAGCCGCCGTAATGCGGTGCTGGACCAAGTCGGTCATCTGCCGTGGATGCGTAATTTGATCGCCAGGCTCCCGGCTGCGTTGCAGCCAGCAATCGAGCCATTTGCCCTAGTGGTGGCACTGGACAATGACGGCCGGCTGGTGGATGCACCGATGGACCCGCAGGGCCGCCAAGTGTCCGGCCTCACTTCGGTGGTGGAGTACGACGGCGCCCTGTATCTCGGTGCGCTGCATGGCAGCGCCATCGGGCGTTGGCGACTGTCGCCGGCGCCCTGA
- the gpmA gene encoding 2,3-diphosphoglycerate-dependent phosphoglycerate mutase translates to MTTKLVLVRHGQSQWNQENRFTGWKDVDLTEQGRAEAARAAELLKDAGFEFDVAYTSVLKRAIRTLWTILDGMDQMWIPVIRNWRLNERHYGALQGLNKAETAAEYGDEQVLIWRRSYDIPPPALELSDERWAGNQRVYRDNLTSEQIPLSESLKDTVARFVPYFEEEIAPKIRAGKQVLIVAHGNSLRSLVKHLDGISDEDILKLNIPTGIPLVYELDDNLKPVRDAYYLGDADAAEAAAAAVANQGKA, encoded by the coding sequence ATGACCACCAAACTGGTATTGGTCCGCCACGGCCAAAGCCAATGGAACCAAGAAAACCGCTTCACCGGCTGGAAGGACGTGGACCTGACCGAACAGGGCCGTGCCGAAGCCGCCCGCGCTGCGGAGCTGCTGAAGGACGCCGGCTTCGAGTTCGACGTCGCCTATACCTCGGTGCTCAAGCGCGCCATCCGCACGCTGTGGACCATCCTCGACGGCATGGATCAGATGTGGATCCCGGTCATCCGCAACTGGCGCCTGAACGAGCGCCACTACGGTGCCCTGCAGGGCCTGAACAAGGCCGAGACCGCCGCCGAATACGGCGACGAGCAGGTGCTGATCTGGCGTCGCAGCTACGACATCCCGCCGCCGGCACTGGAGCTGTCCGACGAGCGTTGGGCCGGTAACCAGCGCGTCTATCGTGACAACCTGACATCGGAACAGATCCCCCTGTCAGAAAGCCTGAAAGACACGGTGGCCCGCTTCGTGCCTTACTTCGAAGAAGAGATCGCGCCCAAGATCCGCGCCGGCAAGCAAGTGCTGATCGTTGCCCACGGCAACAGCCTGCGTTCGCTGGTCAAGCACCTGGACGGTATCTCCGACGAAGACATCCTCAAGCTCAACATTCCCACCGGCATCCCGTTGGTGTACGAGCTGGATGACAACCTGAAGCCGGTCCGCGACGCCTACTACTTGGGCGATGCTGACGCAGCAGAAGCCGCTGCCGCAGCGGTAGCCAATCAGGGCAAAGCCTGA
- a CDS encoding putative solute-binding protein translates to MNAARFLLLSAGLALAAPLLSTPAIAAPKLKVCVWDIAGNAGPAMQAMREWQLEAVSWGLEVELLPHTNEGIAAEELKSNQCDATLMTGIRARQFNKYTGSLDSIGSIPDDAHFRTAMQVLSHPQSAARMIQGPYTVMGVAPAGAAYIFVNDRNINTLAKAAGKKVAVLEYDPTQAQLVAQVGATPVASDITNFSSRFNNGQVDVIASPLVAYGALELYRGLAPNGAIINYPLMQITLQLVGRSDKFSPEIAQKSREYFFNNLARIQQQLSKEAERVDPKWFQDIPAADKQEYEIMMQEARVQLRNTGHYDADMMSLLHRIRCRVDGARSECTDPVE, encoded by the coding sequence ATGAACGCTGCGCGTTTCCTGTTGCTGTCTGCCGGCCTCGCGCTGGCCGCCCCATTGCTCTCCACCCCCGCCATCGCGGCACCAAAACTTAAAGTCTGCGTGTGGGACATCGCCGGCAACGCCGGGCCCGCCATGCAAGCCATGCGTGAATGGCAGCTGGAAGCGGTCAGCTGGGGCCTGGAAGTAGAACTGCTGCCGCACACCAACGAAGGCATTGCCGCCGAAGAACTGAAGTCCAACCAATGTGACGCCACGCTGATGACCGGCATCCGCGCGCGCCAGTTCAACAAGTACACCGGCAGCCTCGACTCCATTGGCAGCATCCCCGATGACGCCCATTTCCGCACCGCCATGCAGGTGCTGTCGCATCCGCAGTCTGCTGCACGCATGATCCAGGGGCCTTATACCGTCATGGGCGTCGCCCCGGCCGGTGCCGCTTACATCTTCGTTAACGACCGCAACATCAACACGCTGGCCAAGGCCGCTGGCAAGAAAGTAGCGGTGCTGGAGTACGACCCGACCCAAGCACAACTGGTGGCCCAGGTTGGCGCCACACCGGTGGCCTCCGACATCACCAACTTCTCCTCGCGCTTTAATAATGGCCAGGTCGACGTGATTGCCTCACCGTTGGTAGCCTACGGCGCGCTGGAGCTGTACCGCGGTTTGGCACCCAACGGCGCCATCATCAACTACCCGCTAATGCAGATCACGCTGCAGCTGGTCGGCCGCAGCGACAAGTTCTCACCGGAGATCGCGCAGAAATCACGCGAATACTTCTTCAACAACCTGGCCCGCATCCAGCAGCAGTTGTCGAAGGAAGCCGAACGCGTTGATCCAAAGTGGTTCCAGGACATTCCCGCTGCGGACAAGCAGGAATACGAGATCATGATGCAGGAAGCCCGCGTGCAACTGCGCAACACCGGGCACTACGATGCTGACATGATGAGCCTGCTGCACCGCATCCGCTGCCGCGTCGACGGCGCCCGCAGCGAATGCACTGACCCGGTGGAGTAA
- the tusA gene encoding sulfurtransferase TusA, whose protein sequence is MSADSIPAADHQLDARGLLCPEPVMLLHSKVRDMAPGEVLEVVATDPSTERDIPKFCQFLGHTLEYRDQDGALYRYWVRKKGG, encoded by the coding sequence ATGAGTGCTGATTCGATACCCGCTGCCGACCACCAACTGGACGCCCGCGGCTTACTGTGCCCGGAACCGGTGATGCTGCTGCACAGTAAGGTGCGCGACATGGCGCCGGGGGAGGTCTTGGAGGTGGTGGCCACAGATCCGTCCACCGAGCGGGATATTCCCAAGTTCTGCCAATTCCTCGGCCATACGCTGGAATATCGCGACCAAGATGGCGCGCTATACCGTTATTGGGTGCGCAAGAAAGGCGGCTGA
- the purU gene encoding formyltetrahydrofolate deformylase: MNINPGSVHADENVARLLITCADQPGIISAVSTFLYHHGANITDFDQHTSDLRDGRFFLRLEFQLPGLQQNLDSLRTTFSERVAAQYRMEWSLTPSSEKKRMALMVSRHDHVLMELLWRTMRGDLPAVIPMVISNHDDLRGEVERFGIPYHHIPVQGDDKAAAEKKALELLDGQADLVVLARYMQILSPDFVAAYPQRIINIHHSFLPAFVGANPYQRAWERGVKLIGATSHYVTEDLDQGPIIEQNVARVSHRNSAEDLKRLGQDVEREVLLRAVRCHLEDRVIVHGNKTIVFVK; the protein is encoded by the coding sequence TTGAACATTAATCCGGGTTCCGTGCACGCTGATGAAAACGTGGCACGGTTGCTGATCACTTGCGCTGACCAGCCGGGCATCATCAGTGCGGTGAGTACCTTCCTGTACCACCACGGCGCCAACATCACTGATTTCGATCAGCATACCTCCGACCTGCGTGACGGCCGTTTCTTCCTGCGGCTGGAGTTCCAACTGCCGGGCCTGCAGCAGAACTTGGACAGCCTGCGCACTACTTTCTCGGAGCGCGTTGCGGCGCAGTACCGCATGGAATGGAGCCTGACGCCGTCGTCGGAGAAGAAGCGCATGGCGTTAATGGTGTCGCGTCATGACCACGTATTGATGGAGCTGCTGTGGCGCACCATGCGTGGCGATCTGCCGGCGGTGATCCCGATGGTGATCAGCAACCATGATGACCTGCGTGGTGAAGTGGAGCGCTTCGGCATCCCGTACCACCATATTCCGGTGCAGGGTGACGACAAAGCGGCGGCAGAAAAGAAAGCGTTGGAGCTGCTCGACGGCCAAGCCGACTTGGTGGTGTTGGCGCGTTACATGCAGATCCTGAGCCCGGATTTCGTTGCTGCTTATCCGCAGCGCATCATCAACATCCACCACTCGTTCCTGCCGGCCTTTGTCGGCGCCAACCCGTACCAGCGGGCCTGGGAGCGTGGTGTGAAGCTGATCGGTGCCACCAGCCACTACGTCACTGAAGATCTCGACCAGGGGCCGATCATCGAGCAGAACGTGGCGCGGGTGTCTCACCGCAATAGCGCTGAGGACCTCAAGCGCCTCGGGCAGGATGTGGAGCGTGAAGTGCTACTGCGTGCGGTGCGCTGCCATTTGGAAGACCGGGTGATCGTGCATGGCAACAAGACCATTGTGTTCGTCAAATGA
- a CDS encoding AraC family transcriptional regulator, with protein MINRKTIAIDRVIRVLQAAARGGASIPQLLEAADIPRRVLDDPAARIEQAAFIRLMMEVMRQTQDEFLGFGQGRKSKPGTFSMMAHAVINCPTLGHAIERGTRFYDLFDLDVRVSLEQQGEHAWLQVDASPRLDFREVIVDAWLFLSLRFMSWLVGKGLQAQRVEFDFSRHAPEGEFRSTFTAPVEFDQPHNRMVFAAECLELPLVQNQLSLSRFLRDSLAQLMDDNVHNVGLPAQIRTIISNEYGNSFPDFSEICEKLNMTPQTLRRRLKDGNTSYQEIKDSIRKDASVYYLSKAELSIDEIALLMGFSEASSFHRAFKKWTGKTPSVYRREHFEH; from the coding sequence ATGATCAATCGGAAGACCATTGCCATCGATCGGGTGATCCGGGTGCTGCAGGCTGCGGCCCGGGGCGGTGCCTCGATCCCGCAGTTGCTGGAAGCGGCCGACATTCCGCGCCGGGTGTTGGATGATCCGGCGGCGCGCATCGAGCAGGCGGCGTTTATCCGCCTGATGATGGAGGTGATGCGCCAGACCCAAGATGAATTCCTCGGCTTCGGTCAGGGGCGTAAGTCCAAACCAGGCACGTTCAGCATGATGGCCCACGCGGTGATCAACTGCCCGACCTTGGGCCATGCCATCGAGCGCGGCACGCGCTTTTATGATCTGTTTGATCTCGATGTGCGGGTGAGTCTGGAACAGCAGGGCGAGCACGCTTGGCTGCAAGTGGATGCCAGCCCGCGGTTGGATTTCCGCGAAGTGATTGTGGACGCTTGGCTGTTCCTGTCGCTGCGCTTCATGAGTTGGCTGGTGGGCAAGGGCCTGCAGGCCCAGCGGGTGGAGTTCGATTTTTCCCGCCATGCGCCAGAAGGTGAATTCCGTTCCACCTTCACCGCACCGGTGGAGTTCGACCAGCCGCACAACCGCATGGTGTTTGCGGCGGAATGCTTGGAGCTGCCGCTGGTGCAGAACCAGTTGTCGCTGTCTCGCTTCCTGCGCGATTCGCTCGCTCAGTTGATGGACGACAATGTGCATAATGTTGGCTTGCCAGCGCAGATTCGCACCATTATTTCTAATGAATACGGCAACAGTTTTCCGGATTTTTCCGAGATCTGTGAGAAGCTCAACATGACGCCGCAAACCTTGCGCCGGCGTTTGAAAGACGGCAATACCAGCTACCAGGAAATCAAGGATTCGATCCGCAAAGATGCGTCCGTGTATTACCTGTCAAAAGCAGAGTTGTCGATTGACGAGATCGCCTTGCTGATGGGCTTCAGCGAAGCCAGCTCATTCCACCGTGCATTCAAGAAATGGACCGGCAAGACGCCGTCCGTGTATCGGAGAGAACACTTTGAACATTAA
- a CDS encoding acyl-CoA dehydrogenase family protein, translated as MKRTHYQQEHDIFRDSFRQFCQQEVKPHQERWIEAGIVDREVWEKAGSQGFLAPFVEEEYGGLGLTDFRYSQIMIEELARAGASGFALSLHNDIIAPYLHSYGTAEQKARFLPGVVSGKTILAIAMTEPGTGSDLQAIKTTLDDRGDHYVLNGSKTFISNGILSDLVIVAGKAPEGITLVLVERGMEGFSRGRNLKKMGMKAQDTAELFFEDVKVPKQNVLGQPGMGFAYLMQKLAQERLVCAVGAVAASWFAFDETLRYVQERTAFGRPIGKFQNTRFKMAEMKTEITIGQTFVDSLAAKLMNGDITPDEACMAKYWTTDLLNRVVDEGVQLHGGYGFMDEYPICRAYQDARITRIFAGTNEIMKEVIGRAMGL; from the coding sequence ATGAAGCGCACTCACTACCAACAAGAACATGACATCTTTCGCGACAGCTTCCGCCAGTTCTGTCAGCAGGAGGTCAAGCCGCACCAAGAGCGCTGGATCGAAGCCGGCATCGTTGATCGCGAAGTGTGGGAGAAAGCCGGCAGCCAGGGTTTCCTGGCACCGTTCGTCGAGGAAGAGTACGGCGGCCTCGGCCTCACTGACTTCCGCTATTCACAAATCATGATTGAGGAGCTGGCCCGTGCCGGCGCCTCCGGTTTTGCGCTCAGTCTGCACAACGACATTATTGCGCCCTACCTGCACAGCTACGGCACCGCCGAACAAAAAGCCCGCTTCCTGCCGGGTGTGGTGAGCGGCAAGACCATCCTTGCCATCGCCATGACCGAACCCGGCACCGGCTCTGATCTGCAAGCCATCAAAACCACGCTTGACGACCGCGGCGATCATTACGTGCTCAACGGCTCCAAGACGTTCATCTCTAACGGCATTCTCAGCGATCTGGTGATCGTTGCCGGCAAAGCGCCGGAAGGGATCACGTTGGTGCTGGTGGAGCGTGGCATGGAGGGCTTCAGCCGCGGCCGCAACCTGAAAAAAATGGGCATGAAAGCGCAGGACACCGCCGAGTTGTTCTTCGAAGACGTCAAGGTGCCGAAGCAAAATGTGCTCGGCCAGCCAGGCATGGGCTTTGCCTATCTGATGCAAAAGCTGGCCCAAGAGCGACTGGTGTGCGCGGTGGGCGCCGTGGCCGCCTCGTGGTTTGCGTTCGATGAAACCCTGCGCTATGTGCAAGAACGCACCGCGTTCGGGCGCCCGATTGGCAAATTCCAAAACACCCGCTTCAAGATGGCGGAGATGAAAACCGAGATCACCATCGGTCAGACCTTCGTCGACAGCCTGGCGGCAAAGCTAATGAACGGCGACATCACCCCGGACGAAGCTTGCATGGCCAAGTACTGGACCACTGACCTGCTCAACCGAGTGGTGGACGAAGGCGTGCAACTACACGGGGGCTACGGCTTTATGGATGAGTACCCGATCTGCCGCGCCTATCAGGATGCGCGCATTACGCGCATCTTCGCCGGCACCAACGAGATCATGAAGGAAGTGATCGGCCGCGCCATGGGCCTGTAA
- the folE gene encoding GTP cyclohydrolase I FolE, with protein MTEPLSDLYRSVLSQLGEDPGREGLLDTPKRVAKAMQFLTQGQHQRVEDVVNGAVFSSDNDEMVLVKNIEFYSLCEHHMLPFFGTCHIAYLPRGKVLGLSKFARVLDVYARRLQIQENLTLQVAQAIQDITDARGVGVVIEAQHLCMMMRGVEKQRSATTTSVMLGTFRESSATRAEFMSLIR; from the coding sequence ATGACCGAACCGCTTTCCGATCTTTACCGCAGTGTGCTCAGCCAACTCGGCGAAGACCCCGGCCGCGAGGGGCTGCTCGACACCCCTAAGCGGGTGGCAAAAGCCATGCAGTTTCTCACCCAAGGACAGCATCAACGCGTCGAAGACGTGGTCAATGGTGCCGTGTTCAGCTCCGACAATGACGAAATGGTGTTGGTGAAGAACATCGAGTTCTACTCGCTGTGCGAACACCACATGCTGCCGTTCTTCGGCACCTGCCACATTGCCTATCTGCCACGCGGCAAAGTGCTGGGGTTATCAAAATTCGCCCGCGTGCTGGACGTCTACGCCCGCCGCCTGCAGATTCAGGAAAACCTCACACTGCAAGTGGCGCAGGCCATCCAAGACATCACCGACGCCCGTGGCGTTGGCGTGGTGATCGAAGCCCAGCACCTGTGCATGATGATGCGCGGTGTGGAGAAGCAGCGCTCCGCCACCACCACCTCGGTGATGCTCGGCACCTTCCGTGAATCCAGCGCCACGCGCGCAGAATTCATGTCGCTGATTCGCTAA
- a CDS encoding amidohydrolase family protein gives MTRLTALLLLLIAIPLAAARPTIDAHLHHVNFLHDSDGLETLLDAMDAADIEAAVVLGLPVTKKWEEDAPREPRYYMGDEAPVYYYSAADPLLIAALDALPAAQQRRLYPFMSGFNPTDLNAVEHVRRMIEAYPNRWQGIGEILTRHDDLTALTDGETARANHPALIAVYRLAAQHDLPVLLHSNLTSKRERSFIYLSELEEALAAAPDTRFIWAHAGTSAEIHRHQGALPKLGETVEQLLKRYPNLYVDLSWTVLEPYLLDQEGRPDPDWVALVSRWPQRFVIGSDVVGRFGNLGNIMHSFEPFLAALPSAVADRVARKNVQALLPGQAAMPLDD, from the coding sequence ATGACTCGCCTGACGGCGCTGCTGTTGCTGCTGATTGCAATACCGCTGGCTGCTGCCCGCCCGACCATTGACGCTCATTTGCATCACGTTAACTTCCTGCATGACAGCGATGGTTTGGAGACGCTGCTCGACGCCATGGACGCGGCCGATATCGAAGCGGCGGTGGTACTCGGCCTGCCGGTCACCAAAAAGTGGGAAGAAGACGCCCCACGTGAGCCGCGCTATTACATGGGCGATGAAGCGCCGGTGTATTACTACAGCGCCGCTGATCCGCTACTAATCGCTGCGCTTGATGCGTTGCCTGCCGCCCAGCAGCGGCGGCTGTACCCCTTCATGTCCGGCTTCAATCCCACGGACTTGAATGCGGTGGAACATGTGCGGCGCATGATCGAGGCGTACCCGAACCGCTGGCAGGGGATCGGTGAGATCCTCACCCGCCACGATGACCTGACCGCGCTGACCGACGGCGAGACCGCCCGCGCCAACCATCCGGCGTTGATCGCGGTATACCGGCTAGCGGCGCAGCACGATCTGCCGGTGCTGCTGCATAGCAATCTGACGTCCAAGCGTGAGCGCAGTTTCATTTACCTGTCGGAGCTGGAAGAGGCGCTGGCGGCGGCGCCGGATACCCGATTCATCTGGGCCCATGCCGGCACCAGCGCCGAGATCCACCGCCACCAAGGAGCGCTGCCGAAGTTGGGTGAGACGGTGGAGCAGTTGCTCAAACGCTATCCGAACCTATACGTGGACCTGTCCTGGACAGTGCTGGAGCCCTATCTGCTGGATCAGGAAGGGCGACCCGACCCGGACTGGGTGGCGCTGGTCAGCCGCTGGCCGCAACGTTTCGTGATCGGTTCCGATGTGGTGGGGCGGTTCGGTAATCTGGGCAACATCATGCACAGCTTCGAGCCGTTCTTGGCGGCGCTCCCGTCGGCGGTGGCCGATCGGGTGGCGCGCAAGAATGTGCAGGCACTGCTGCCGGGGCAGGCCGCAATGCCGTTGGACGATTAG
- the rluB gene encoding 23S rRNA pseudouridine(2605) synthase RluB — translation MSEKLQKVLARTGLGSRRELETWISAGRVSVNGKIATLGDRVEAEDVIRVDGHIVRTQDAEEVERRVIMYHKPAGEVCSRNDPEGRPTVFDNLPRLKGTRWVQVGRLDINTSGLLLFTTDGELAHRLMHPSNGFVREYAVRVHGELTDAKRQAMLDGVALEDGPSKFQSITDAGGAEEGSNRWYRVSLVGGKYREVRRLFASQELEVARLIRIRFGDLTLPPQLRTGRWMDLTAEDMQKLAEKVDLKGKQYTGLYGRARLRTRRAEAAPPRKARRGPYRR, via the coding sequence ATGAGTGAAAAACTGCAGAAAGTCCTGGCCCGTACTGGGTTGGGCTCCCGTCGTGAGCTGGAAACCTGGATCAGCGCAGGACGGGTTTCCGTCAATGGCAAGATCGCGACCCTGGGTGACCGGGTCGAAGCAGAGGATGTAATTCGCGTGGATGGGCATATTGTCCGCACCCAGGACGCTGAAGAAGTAGAGCGTCGGGTGATCATGTACCACAAGCCGGCCGGGGAGGTGTGCTCACGCAACGACCCGGAAGGCCGACCGACCGTGTTCGACAACCTGCCGCGCCTCAAGGGCACCCGTTGGGTGCAGGTTGGGCGGTTGGACATCAACACCTCCGGTCTGTTGCTGTTCACTACCGATGGCGAATTGGCACATCGGCTGATGCACCCGTCCAATGGTTTCGTGCGCGAGTACGCGGTGCGAGTCCATGGTGAACTGACCGATGCCAAGCGCCAGGCGATGCTGGATGGCGTGGCGCTGGAAGACGGTCCGTCGAAGTTCCAGAGCATCACCGATGCCGGTGGCGCTGAGGAAGGCAGCAACCGTTGGTACCGGGTCTCCCTGGTGGGTGGTAAGTACCGCGAAGTGCGGCGTCTGTTTGCCTCCCAGGAGCTGGAAGTGGCGCGTCTGATCCGTATCCGTTTCGGTGACCTGACGCTGCCGCCGCAGCTGCGCACCGGCCGATGGATGGACCTCACTGCTGAGGACATGCAGAAGCTGGCGGAGAAAGTGGACCTGAAGGGCAAGCAGTACACCGGGCTTTACGGCCGGGCACGGCTGCGCACCCGTCGCGCCGAGGCGGCACCGCCGCGCAAGGCACGACGCGGGCCTTACCGCCGCTGA